The Magnolia sinica isolate HGM2019 chromosome 9, MsV1, whole genome shotgun sequence genome contains a region encoding:
- the LOC131256377 gene encoding mitogen-activated protein kinase kinase 7-like produces the protein MSSSSASSIKEANLQFVKIISNSQRAIIRQLRDRCTGEFHAVKEFVDRPISAIGRLQIYRENEYLRDSNSPFIVKHRGNFGEGDEFKIVLEYVDGSNIGSCGPIPEPTLSRYAHQILQGLNYLHSKRIVHGDVNPENILINGEDQVKICGLGNSKKLPGETVTFERWKGTSYGYRCPDKLREYPCDGYASDIWGFGMTILHGHIGRHPIMGPYANQNPELMYQLYVWEEKQRPLTREDSSEDFKKFISHCMHKEPSDRWKPIKLLEHAFITKHQDGNNAQHLNDQNPHEEPSSSSHTAQ, from the coding sequence ATGTCGTCTTCATCGGCATCGTCCATCAAAGAGGCCAACCTACAGTTTGTCAAGATCATCAGCAACAGTCAAAGAGCCATTATCCGTCAACTCCGCGACCGCTGCACTGGCGAATTCCACGCCGTCAAGGAATTCGTTGATCGCCCCATTTCAGCAATCGGCCGTCTCCAAATCTACCGCGAGAACGAGTACCTCCGCGATTCTAATAGCCCCTTCATCGTCAAGCACCGTGGTAATTTTGGAGAGGGGGACGAATTCAAAATCGTCCTCGAATACGTGGACGGCAGCAACATTGGCTCCTGCGGTCCCATCCCTGAGCCAACACTCTCCAGGTACGCCCACCAGATCCTTCAAGGGCTCAACTACCTTCACAGCAAAAGGATCGTCCACGGCGACGTCAACCCTGAGAATATCctcatcaatggtgaggatcaGGTCAAGATTTGTGGTCTTGGTAATAGCAAGAAGCTGCCCGGGGAGACGGTCACCTTTGAGAGATGGAAAGGGACGTCGTATGGATACAGGTGCCCAGACAAGCTCCGCGAATACCCTTGTGATGGATATGCCAGTGACATATGGGGCTTCGGAATGACTATTCTGCATGGCCATATTGGGAGACATCCGATCATGGGCCCATATGCCAACCAAAATCCCGAGTTAATGTACCAACTGTACGTGTGGGAAGAAAAACAGAGGCCGCTGACGCGAGAAGACTCATCAGAGGATTTCAAGAAATTTATATCGCATTGCATGCATAAAGAACCGTCTGATCGGTGGAAACCAATAAAACTGTTGGAGCATGCATTCATTACTAAGCACCAGGACGGTAACAATGCCCAGCATTTGAATGATCAGAATCCACATGAAGAACCTTCTTCGTCATCTCACACTGCTCAGTGA